A window of Pelomonas sp. SE-A7 genomic DNA:
CGGACCGCCGCGTGGCCCATGACCGCAAGGTCCGGCACAGCCTGGTCTACGAGTACACGCCGATTCCCTATCTGCAGCTGCGGGCCGGCCTCCGGCGCCATGACGGCATCCCGCAGAACGCCTTCGACAACCGGCGCCAGAGCTTCCTGGAGCTGCATGGCTTCTTCTGACGTCCTCGCGTCGCAAGCGCGGCTGCGGGCCCTGCCCTTGGTCACGCTCTACCTGACCGAGCGCTGCAATTCGCGCTGCACCAGCTGCGACTACTGGCGCCACGGCCGCGACCAGCTGAGCCTGGCCTCTGTACAGGCACTGCTGCCGCAATTCCAGCGGCTGGGCACGCGGGCCGTGCTGGTCTCGGGGGGTGAACCGCTGCTGCATCCGCAATGGGCCGAGATCGCCACCCTGCTCAAGTCGGAAGGCCTGCAGCTGTGGCTGCTCACGGCGGGCCTGGCCCTGGCCAAGCATGCTGCGGCGGTGAGCTCACTGTTCGACAAGCTGACCGTGTCCATGGACGGTGCCGATGCCGAGACCTATGCCGCGATCCGCGGCGTCGATGCCTTCGACGTGGTCTGCCAGGGACTGCGCGCCGCCGCGCAATTCGGTCGGCCGGCCCTGCTGCGCTGCACGGTGCAGCAGCGCAATTTCAGGCAGCTGCCCGAGCTGGTGGCCCTGGCGCATGCATGCGGTGCCAGCGGCATTTCCTTTCTCGCCGCCGACCTGGGCAACCCCCAGGCCTTCGGCCGCATCGCCCTGACGCAGCAGCCCGCGGGCCTGGCCCTGCGGATCGAGGAAGTCGAGGCGCTGGAGCGGCTGATAGACCGGATGGAAACGGCGCTGGAGCACGACTTCCGCAGCGGCTTCATCGCCGAGAGTCCGGCCAAGCTGCGCCGCATCGCCGCTCACTACCGGGCGCTGCTGGGCCAGGGCGAATACCCGCCGGTGCGCTGCAATGCGCCGGAGTTCTCGGCCGTGCTCGAGGCCGGCGGCCGGCTGCGGCCCTGCTTCTTCATCGCCGGCCCGGCCGGCCAGACGGACGCGACGCTGGAGCAGTCGCTCAACAGCCCGGCCATGCGCGAGCTGCGCGAGTCCATTCGCTGCGGCCAGCGGCCCGAATGCAGGCGCTGTGTCTGCTCGATGTGGCGCGATCCGGCGGAGCTCGCGCGGCAGCTGGAGATGTCGGCATGAACGAGGCCTACGCGCTGGCCAATCTGCCGGCCTATGACCGCTGGGCCGAGAGCTATCCGCCGCTGGCCCACAACGCGCTGATGCAGGCCGAGCAGGCGGCGATGCTGGAACTGCTGCCCTCGCCGCGCGGTCTGATCGCGCTGGACCTGGCCTGTGGCACCGGCCGCTATGTGCGGCTGCTTCGGCAGCGCGGCGCGGCCTGGGTCGTGGGCAGCGACCTGTCCAGCGGCATGCTGGACCATGCCGGCGGCTTTGCACGGCTGCGCGCCGACATGATGAAGTTGCCGTTCCGCGCTGCCAGCTTCGAGCTGGTGACCGCCGGCCTGGCGGTCGGTCATGCGCCCGATCTCGGCGCCTGGCTCGCCGGCCTGGCCCGGGTGATGAAGCCCGGCGCCATCCTGGTCTATTCCGATTTCCATCCCGAAGCCGCCCAGGCCGGCATGACGCGCACCTTCGTCGACAGCGACCAGGTGCTGCACGTGCTGAAGCACCGCATCCACGAGCTGCACCAGCATCAAGCGGCTGCGGACAGCGTGGGCTTTGAAATGGAAGCGCTCGTCGAGGTCAGGCCCGGCGAGGGCCATGGCAGGGTCTTCGATGCCTGGCCGCAAGTCGCCGCGCGCTGGCCCGGTGTCGCCCTGGTGCTGGCCATCCGCCTGCGCAAACGGGGCCTGTCATGAGCCTGCTCTTCGTCAACGGCGGTGCGCCGGGACAGGCCCGGCTGCGCGTGCTCGGCGGGCTCATCGTCGATGCCGCCGGCCCTGGAGCCCACGGCGAGACCGTCATCGACCTGCAGGGTGACCGCCTGCTGCCCGGGCTGATCAATGCCCATGAGCATCTGCAGCTCAATGCCCTGCCCCGCCTCAGCTACCGGCAGCGGTACGAGCGGGTGGGCGACTGGATAGCCGACATCGATGCACGCCGCAGCCAGGATCCATTGCTGCGGGCCAACCAGGCGATCCCGCGCGCGCAGCGCCTGCTGATCGGCGGCCTCAAGAACCTGCTCAGCGGCGCCACCACGGTGGTCCATCACGATCCGCTCTACCCGTCGCTGCTGGAACCAGGCTTTCCGGTCGAGGTGCTGCGGTCCTATGGCTGGTCGCATTCGCTGGAACTGGACGGTGCCGAGCACGTGCGGCGCTCCTTCCAGGCCACGCCGCCCGAGCAGCCCTGGATCATCCACGCCGCCGAAGGCCTGGACAGCGGCGACGAGTTCGAGCAGCTCGACCGCCTGGGCTGCATCGCCGCCAACACCGTGCTGGTCCATGGCCTGGCCCTGAGCGCCGATCAGCAGCAGCGGCTGATGCAGCGCGGCGCCTGCCTGGTCTGGTGCCCGGGCTCCAACCTGCACTTGTTCCAGCGCACGCCGGAAGTCCGCCCGCTGCTGGAGCGAGGCTGCCTGCTGCTGGGCAGCGATTCACGCATCAGCGGCGGCCGCGACCTGCTGGCCGAACTGCCGCTGGCGCGCGAACTGGCCGGGCTGAGCGAGGCCGGACTCGAAGCACTCTTGACCTCGCAGGCGGCCGCACGTCTGCGCCTGAACGACCGCGGCCGGCTGCTGCCGGGCTTGCGCGCCGATCTGCTCGTGCTGCCCCGCGGCCTGAAGCTCAGTGAGGCGCAGCGTGCGGACCTGCGGCTGGTGATGGTCGGCGGCCGCATGCTTTGCGCTGACCCGGCCTTCGCGAGCGCAGGCGGACCCGGCCTGCTGCCGGTGCAAGTCGACGGCCGACCCAAATCGCTGGAGCGCTCGCTGGTCGAGGCACTGCAAGGCGCAGCCATCAGCGAACCCGGCCTGGTGCTGGAACCCAGGCCGGCGGAGGCCCTGGCATGAAGACCCGCAAGCCGCTGCTGCTGATCAATCCGCGCATCACTTCCAAGCCGCGCTTCCCGCTGGCGGTGATGCAGCTGGCCACGGCCCTGCGGGCGGACCGCCCGGTGCAGATCCTCGACGGCAACGTCCATGCCGATTTCGCGGAACGCGCGACGGCCCTGCTGGCCAGCGGCGACTTCGCGGCCGTGGGCCTCAGCGTCATGGGCGGGCCCCAGCTGGTCAGCGCCCTGGCCGCTTCGCGGGCGATCCGGCAAGCGCTGCCCGGCCTGCCCATCGTCTGGGGCGGCTACTTTCCGACGATCTGCCCGGACGCGGCATTGAATGGCGACAGCCCGGTCAGCCAGGTGGTCCGCGGCCCTGGCGAGGCCACGCTGGCGGAACTGCTGCGGGCGCTGGACGACGGCGCTGCGGCCGAGGCGCTGGCAGCCATCGATGGCCTGTCCTGGCGGCACGCGGGCCAGCTGGTGCACAACCGCGAGCGCGCGTTCTCGGCCCAGTCGCTGCAGCAGCCGCTGGACTACCACGGTGTTGACCAGCCCCAGCAGTACCTCAGGCCCACCTACCTCGGCCGGCGCACCACCGGCTACCAGGCGGCACTGGGCTGCCGCTACCGCTGCACTTTCTGCGGCGTGGCCGCCATGTTCCGGGGCAAGACCGCCCTGCCCGGCGCCGAGCGCCTGGACCGCGACCTCGGCTATCTGAAAGCCGAGTTCGGCGCCGACTCGGTGCAGTTCTACGACCACAACTTCTTCGACCGCGAAAGCGCGATGCTGCCCCTGCTCGAGGTGCTGGCCCACCATGCCCTGCCATGGTGGTGCTATGCCCGCGCCGATGCGCTGGCCCAGCTGTCCGAAGCGGCCTGGGCCCTGGTCCGGCGCAGCCGCTTGCGCATGGCCTACATAGGCGCCGAAACGCCCAATCCGCAGCTGCTGCGCGAGATGCGCAAGGGCACCCAGGTGGACCAGACACTGGCCGCCGTGGAGCAATGCCGCCGACACGGCGTCATCCCCGAGCTGTCCTTCATGCTGGCGCCTCCGCATGACCCCGAGGGCGAAACCGAGCGCTGCTTTGACTTCATTCGCCGCATCAAGCGACTGCATCCGGCCGCCGAAATCATGCTGCACATCAACACGCCGCTGCCGACGGCACCAGGCCCCGGCCGCGCGCCCTTGGCGGCGACGCCCTTACGCGACCTGCAGGGCCAGCCGGTGCGCTTTCCGGACCATGTCGAAGGCTGGGCCGAACCGGCCTGGGTGGCCTACTGGTGCCACCGCAATGCGCCCTGGGTCAGCGAACGGCTGCTGGAGCGGATCCGCGGTTTCACCACCGTGCTCGGCTGCCGCTTCCCCACGGTCACCGACATCCGCGCGCCCTCCTGGCAGCGCCGCACCCTCAGCGCCAGCGCGGCCTGGCGCTATCGCTTCGGACGCTACGAACGGCCCTGGGAACTGCAGCTGCTGCAGCGCATGGTCAGGCTGTGGGATCCGCAGCTGTCCAGCCTTTGATCCAGCCAGCGCAGGAGCCAGCCATGCTCAAGGTGGTGCAGATCAGCTTCCATGCCGACCCGGCCGAGCGGGCGGCCGAAGACTTGCTGAACGCCTGGCCCACCGTTGTCGAGCTGGCCGAATCGGCGGCCGCGGCCGGCGCTTCGGTCCAGGTGCTGCAAGCGAGTCGGCGGCCGGACCAGCTGCGACGCGGCGGCATCGACTACCGCTTCCTGCCCATGGCCAAGCGCCGCGACCGGCTGGCGCTCTTGCAGCTGCTGCAGGATGACCCGCCCGATCTGCTGCATCTGCAGGGCCTGGGTTTTCCGGCCCAGGCGAGCTGGCTGGCCACCGAGCTGCCTGGACGGCCGCTGCTGCTGCAGGACCGCGCCGACCAGCCGGCGCGGCGCTGGTGGCGGCATCTGCAGTCGCGGCGCGCCCTGGCGTCGGCTCGCGGCCTGCTGTTCTGCTCGCGCGAGCAGGCCGTGCCCTGGCAGCGCCAAGGCTTGCTGAAGCCGCCCACCCGCATCTACGAATTGCCCGGCTCCAGCAGCCGTTTCGGCGTGAGCGACCGGCTTCAGGCCCGCGGCGCCACCGGCCTGGTCGGTGATCCGGCTTTGCTGTGGGTCGCCCACCTGGACGCCAACAAGGACCCGCTGACCGTGCTCGACGGCCTGGCCCTTGCCAGCGAGCAACTGCCCGGCCTGAAGCTGTGGTGCTGCTTCGACCGCGCACCGCTGCTGGAGCAGGTGCAGGCCCGCATCGCCGGCGACAGCCGCTTGGCCGGCCGAGTGCAGCTGCTCGGCCGCCTGCCGCATGCCGAGATCGAGCGCTGGATGAACGCCGCCGACTTCCTGGTGCAAGGCAGCCAGCGCGAAAGCACCGGCTACAGCGTGATCGAGGCCCTGGCCTGCGGCCTGCCGCTGCTGGTGACCGACATCCCCGCCTTCCGCGCCCTGGCCGGCCCCGAGCCGGTTGGCCGCCTGTGGCGAGCCGGCGATCCCTATGCCTTGCATGCCGCCCTGCTGGCCCTGGCCGGCCGCCCGCCGTCGGCGCTTCGCCAGGCGGCGCGGCAGCGCTTCGAGAGCGAGCTGTCGCCCCAGGCCCTGGGGCGCCGCCTGGTCTCGATCTACGAGGACCTGCTCCTGCCATGAAGCCAACGACGCCCGAGGCCTGGCGCCAGGCCTTTCTGATCAACCTGGCCTCGAGCAGCCTGGCCCAGGTTTCGGCCTTCGTGCTGTCCCTGCTGCTGGCACGCCTGCTGACGCCGGCGGAACTTGGGGTCTACGCGCTCGCCGCTCTGCTGGCCGGCTTCGCTCATTTGCTGCGTGATTTCGGCATCTCCACCTACTTGCAGCGTCAGTCATCACTGGATCGCGAGCAGCTGGCCTCCTGCTTCGGTTTTCTGCTGGTAACCGGCTTCTCGTCGGCCGCCCTGCTGGCTCTGGCCGGCGATCCGCTGGCGCGCTACTACGCCATGCCCGAGTTGGCCGACACCTTGCAGGTGCTGGCACTGGGATTCCTGCTGCTGCCGTTCAGCACCCTGGTCGCGGCCCTGCAGCAGCGCGAGCTCGCCGCATCTCGCATCGCCCTGGTCGCCCGCCTCGGCGGCACAGCCCATGCGCTGACCGCCTTGGTGCTGGCCTGGCAGGGCTGGGGGCCGCTCAGCCTGGCCTGGGCTTCGGTGGCGGCCATCGTCGTGTGCAGCCTCGCCCATCTGCGGCTCAAGCCGGCCGACTTCGATTGGCGACCGTCAACCCGGCACTGGCAGCCCCTGCTGCATTTCGGCAGCGGCAGCATGCTGGGCAGTCTGGCCAATCAGCTGAACCAGGCCCTGCCCGGCCTGCTGCTGGGCCGCCTGGGCGGACCGACCCAGCTCGGCCTCTATGCCAGGGCCTCGACCCTGGCCCAGCTGTTCACCGCGCTGGCCGGTCCGGCAATGAGCTTCGGCGCCTTGCCCAAGCTGGCCGAGCAGCACCATACCCAACGTCCGCTGGCACCGCTGCTGCTGCAGGCCACGGCCTTGCTGACCGGCGTGGCCTGGCCGGTGCTGGCCTTGGCCGCGGTCTTCGGCGAGGACCTGCTGGGCCTGCTCTACGGCCCGGCCTGGCTGGGCGCGGCGCCGGCCATCCCCGCCCTGGCCCTGGCCGCCGCCCTGGCCCTGCCCTTCCACTACCTGGGCACGGCCCTGAGCGCCACCGGTCGCCCCGGCCTGGCGGTCTGGCCACCGGTTTTCAGCCTGCTGCTGCGCCTGGCGCTGCTGTACTGGCTCGTGGTCGCCGATGCGGCCTCGATGGCCTGGCTGCTGATGTTCGCCGGCCTGCTAGGCCTGCCGCTGCTGGCCTGGCTGCAGCAGCGCTGGCTGGGCATCTCATGGCGGTCGCTGGCCCGGGCGCTGCAGGCCAGCCTGCTGGTTCTGCTGAGCTGCCTGGCAACAGCCTGTTTGCTGCTGCAGGTCCTGTCCGGCCTGGCTTCGACGGTCCGGCTGATGCTGGCCCTGCCTGTCTTGCTGGCCGTCTGGCTGCTGAGCCTGCAGCTGAGCGGCCATCCGCTGGCCGCCCAGTTTCAGGGCGGGCCGCGGCGCTTCATCACGATCAGGAAATGATCGCCCATCGCTCGCAGCCCCGGCCAGCCGGCCAGGCGCCTGTCCAGGCGCCACAGCCATTCATGCCAGCGCGGATGACGCTGGCGCAGGCCGTCGAGGTAAGGCGGCGGCACGAACAAGCAGAGCCCGCGGCGGTGCACCAGCTCGAAATGCGGCGCGAAGGCACGGTAGAACTCGTCGGGCGTGTAGTAGCGGGTCCAGATGCGGTGCTTGTTCATGCCCACGGCCACGGTGTCGCGGGTGAAGCGCACGGCGATGCGCGACCAGCGCCGCTGCAGCGCGTAGTGGCCGATCTCCCAGGGGCAGTAGCGCCCGATCACGGTGAACGCCAGCTGGCCATCGGGCCTGAGCAGGCGGGCACATTGCCGGGCCAGCTCGTCGAGATCGGGCACGCAGTTCAGCGGTCCGAGGTTGGAATAGGCGCCGTCGAACTGGCCGTCGCCCTCCAGCCGCGCCAGCTCCTGCGCACCCAGCAGCAGGGCGCGCACTCGCTCAGCCAGACCTTGGTCCTGCGCCCGGCCGGCGGTGCGTTCGACCATGGCGGGCGACCAGTCCGTGGCCCAGACGCTGTGACCCTGCCCGGCCATGCGCACCGCATCCAGGCCGGTGCCGCAGCCTATGTCGATCAGGCGCGACGGGCCAGTGAAGCAGCGGTCCAGCCAGCGCCACATCTCGGTGCGCATGTCCTGGATCGCGCCGTTGTTGCCGCGCGGGCCGTCGTAGTCGGCGGCCACGCTGTCGAAGGCGGCGCGGGTATCGGCCAGTTGCCGGTCCAGTTCAGGAGTCAGGGCCTTGTCCATGGGGTCGAGGGCTTGAAGATGAAGAAGAAGGAGTGGCGGGCATGAAGATCGCGCTGGTGGTGCCGGGCGGGGTCGACAGCTCGGCCGAACGGCGGGTCGTGCCCGCCTTGCTGGCCTTGATACGCAGGCTGGCCCAGCGGCATGAGCTGCATGTGTTCGCGCTGCGCCAGCAAGCCACGCCAGCCGGCTGGCCGCTGCTGGGCGCCCAGGTTCACAACATTGGCACTGGCCGGCTGGCCCTGCTGCGCTGCCTGCTCGCGATCCGCGCTGAACACCGACGCGGCCGCTTTGACCTGGTCCATTCGATCTGGTCGGGCAGCTGCGGGCTGCGTGCGGTGCTGGCTGCTCGCTGGCTGGGCCTGCCGGCGCTGATCCATCTGGCCGGCGGCGAACTGACGGCCCTGCCCGACATCGCCTACGGTGGCGCGCTTCGCCCCCTCGGTCGCTGGCGGGAACGCCGGGTGCTGCGGGCCGCAGACGGCCTCAGCGCCGCCAGTGCGCCCATGCTTCAGCAGCTGAGTGCACTGGGGCTCACGGCGGAGCGAATTCCCTTGGGCGTTGACAGAGAGCACTGGCCTTCTCAGGCTCCGCGCCGCCGATCGCATGGCCAGCCGCTGCGCCTGATCCATGTCGCCAGCCTGAATCCGGTGAAGGACCAGACCCTGCTTCTGCAGTCGGTTGCGGAGCTGCAGGCCAGCGGCCTGGCGTTCCGGCTGGACATCGTCGGCGAGGACCGGCTCGAAGGTCGCATCCAGCAACTGGGGCGACAGCTCGGCCTGGCCGACCATCTTCATTTCCACGGCTTCATGACCCAGTCGCAATTGCATCCGCTGCTGGCCGCGGCCGACCTGCTGCTGGTCAGCTCGCGTCACGAGGCCGGCCCTCTGGTGTTGCTGGAGGCCGGCCTGGTCGGTGTGCCCGGCGTCGGCACGGCCGTGGGCCATCTGCGCGAATGGGCGCCCGGCGCCGCGCTGGCGGTCGAGGTCGGCGATGCTCGAGCCCTGGCCGCCGCCGTGCTGCGCCTTGCCGGTGACGAGGACCTGAGGCTGCGCCTGGCGAATGAAGCGCTGTGCCGGGCGCGCCGCGAGGATGCGGACTGGACGGCCGCGGCCTTCGAACGTCTCTACGGTCAGGTGCTGGAGGCTCATCGTTCATGAAGGCTCATAGGCCAGCGCGCAGCGCAGCGAGTACAGCGTGGGCACGCGCAAGGGCCGGCTCAGCGTCCAGCGCAGCAGCTTGCGCAGCTGCGAGCGGTCGGTCCAGCCGGCATTGGCCAGGGCCGGCTGCGTGGCCACCGAATGCCGCATCTGGGCGCGGGTCTCGCGGTCCGGCCGCAGCCGGGCCAGCATCAGGCCCAGGGCCTCGCCCGGCGTGCGCGACCAGGCCAGCCCGGGAAACGCAGCGATGCGGGGACAGGACAGCGAAGCCTCGAAGATGTCCAGCCGCTGAACGC
This region includes:
- a CDS encoding glycosyltransferase, whose amino-acid sequence is MKIALVVPGGVDSSAERRVVPALLALIRRLAQRHELHVFALRQQATPAGWPLLGAQVHNIGTGRLALLRCLLAIRAEHRRGRFDLVHSIWSGSCGLRAVLAARWLGLPALIHLAGGELTALPDIAYGGALRPLGRWRERRVLRAADGLSAASAPMLQQLSALGLTAERIPLGVDREHWPSQAPRRRSHGQPLRLIHVASLNPVKDQTLLLQSVAELQASGLAFRLDIVGEDRLEGRIQQLGRQLGLADHLHFHGFMTQSQLHPLLAAADLLLVSSRHEAGPLVLLEAGLVGVPGVGTAVGHLREWAPGAALAVEVGDARALAAAVLRLAGDEDLRLRLANEALCRARREDADWTAAAFERLYGQVLEAHRS
- a CDS encoding amidohydrolase family protein, which produces MSLLFVNGGAPGQARLRVLGGLIVDAAGPGAHGETVIDLQGDRLLPGLINAHEHLQLNALPRLSYRQRYERVGDWIADIDARRSQDPLLRANQAIPRAQRLLIGGLKNLLSGATTVVHHDPLYPSLLEPGFPVEVLRSYGWSHSLELDGAEHVRRSFQATPPEQPWIIHAAEGLDSGDEFEQLDRLGCIAANTVLVHGLALSADQQQRLMQRGACLVWCPGSNLHLFQRTPEVRPLLERGCLLLGSDSRISGGRDLLAELPLARELAGLSEAGLEALLTSQAAARLRLNDRGRLLPGLRADLLVLPRGLKLSEAQRADLRLVMVGGRMLCADPAFASAGGPGLLPVQVDGRPKSLERSLVEALQGAAISEPGLVLEPRPAEALA
- a CDS encoding class I SAM-dependent methyltransferase, which codes for MNEAYALANLPAYDRWAESYPPLAHNALMQAEQAAMLELLPSPRGLIALDLACGTGRYVRLLRQRGAAWVVGSDLSSGMLDHAGGFARLRADMMKLPFRAASFELVTAGLAVGHAPDLGAWLAGLARVMKPGAILVYSDFHPEAAQAGMTRTFVDSDQVLHVLKHRIHELHQHQAAADSVGFEMEALVEVRPGEGHGRVFDAWPQVAARWPGVALVLAIRLRKRGLS
- a CDS encoding radical SAM protein, which encodes MKTRKPLLLINPRITSKPRFPLAVMQLATALRADRPVQILDGNVHADFAERATALLASGDFAAVGLSVMGGPQLVSALAASRAIRQALPGLPIVWGGYFPTICPDAALNGDSPVSQVVRGPGEATLAELLRALDDGAAAEALAAIDGLSWRHAGQLVHNRERAFSAQSLQQPLDYHGVDQPQQYLRPTYLGRRTTGYQAALGCRYRCTFCGVAAMFRGKTALPGAERLDRDLGYLKAEFGADSVQFYDHNFFDRESAMLPLLEVLAHHALPWWCYARADALAQLSEAAWALVRRSRLRMAYIGAETPNPQLLREMRKGTQVDQTLAAVEQCRRHGVIPELSFMLAPPHDPEGETERCFDFIRRIKRLHPAAEIMLHINTPLPTAPGPGRAPLAATPLRDLQGQPVRFPDHVEGWAEPAWVAYWCHRNAPWVSERLLERIRGFTTVLGCRFPTVTDIRAPSWQRRTLSASAAWRYRFGRYERPWELQLLQRMVRLWDPQLSSL
- a CDS encoding class I SAM-dependent methyltransferase; amino-acid sequence: MDKALTPELDRQLADTRAAFDSVAADYDGPRGNNGAIQDMRTEMWRWLDRCFTGPSRLIDIGCGTGLDAVRMAGQGHSVWATDWSPAMVERTAGRAQDQGLAERVRALLLGAQELARLEGDGQFDGAYSNLGPLNCVPDLDELARQCARLLRPDGQLAFTVIGRYCPWEIGHYALQRRWSRIAVRFTRDTVAVGMNKHRIWTRYYTPDEFYRAFAPHFELVHRRGLCLFVPPPYLDGLRQRHPRWHEWLWRLDRRLAGWPGLRAMGDHFLIVMKRRGPP
- a CDS encoding glycosyltransferase family 4 protein is translated as MLKVVQISFHADPAERAAEDLLNAWPTVVELAESAAAAGASVQVLQASRRPDQLRRGGIDYRFLPMAKRRDRLALLQLLQDDPPDLLHLQGLGFPAQASWLATELPGRPLLLQDRADQPARRWWRHLQSRRALASARGLLFCSREQAVPWQRQGLLKPPTRIYELPGSSSRFGVSDRLQARGATGLVGDPALLWVAHLDANKDPLTVLDGLALASEQLPGLKLWCCFDRAPLLEQVQARIAGDSRLAGRVQLLGRLPHAEIERWMNAADFLVQGSQRESTGYSVIEALACGLPLLVTDIPAFRALAGPEPVGRLWRAGDPYALHAALLALAGRPPSALRQAARQRFESELSPQALGRRLVSIYEDLLLP
- a CDS encoding radical SAM protein; its protein translation is MASSDVLASQARLRALPLVTLYLTERCNSRCTSCDYWRHGRDQLSLASVQALLPQFQRLGTRAVLVSGGEPLLHPQWAEIATLLKSEGLQLWLLTAGLALAKHAAAVSSLFDKLTVSMDGADAETYAAIRGVDAFDVVCQGLRAAAQFGRPALLRCTVQQRNFRQLPELVALAHACGASGISFLAADLGNPQAFGRIALTQQPAGLALRIEEVEALERLIDRMETALEHDFRSGFIAESPAKLRRIAAHYRALLGQGEYPPVRCNAPEFSAVLEAGGRLRPCFFIAGPAGQTDATLEQSLNSPAMRELRESIRCGQRPECRRCVCSMWRDPAELARQLEMSA
- a CDS encoding oligosaccharide flippase family protein; this translates as MKPTTPEAWRQAFLINLASSSLAQVSAFVLSLLLARLLTPAELGVYALAALLAGFAHLLRDFGISTYLQRQSSLDREQLASCFGFLLVTGFSSAALLALAGDPLARYYAMPELADTLQVLALGFLLLPFSTLVAALQQRELAASRIALVARLGGTAHALTALVLAWQGWGPLSLAWASVAAIVVCSLAHLRLKPADFDWRPSTRHWQPLLHFGSGSMLGSLANQLNQALPGLLLGRLGGPTQLGLYARASTLAQLFTALAGPAMSFGALPKLAEQHHTQRPLAPLLLQATALLTGVAWPVLALAAVFGEDLLGLLYGPAWLGAAPAIPALALAAALALPFHYLGTALSATGRPGLAVWPPVFSLLLRLALLYWLVVADAASMAWLLMFAGLLGLPLLAWLQQRWLGISWRSLARALQASLLVLLSCLATACLLLQVLSGLASTVRLMLALPVLLAVWLLSLQLSGHPLAAQFQGGPRRFITIRK